From the genome of Gracilinanus agilis isolate LMUSP501 chromosome 2, AgileGrace, whole genome shotgun sequence, one region includes:
- the MFAP1 gene encoding microfibrillar-associated protein 1 has protein sequence MSVPSALMKQPPIHSTAGAVPVRNEKGEISMEKVKVKRYVSGKRPDYAPMESSDEEDEEFQFIKKAKEQEAEPEEQEEDSPSDPRLRRLQNRINEDVEERLARHRKIVEPEVVGESDSEVEGDARRMEREDSSEEEEEEIDDEEIEWRRGMMRQRAQERKNEEMEVMEVEDEGHSGEESESESEYEEYTDSEDEMEPRLKPVFIRKKDRVTVQEREAEALKQKELEQEAKRLAEERRKYTLKIVEEETKKELEENKRSLAALDALNTDDENDEEEYEAWKVRELKRIKRDREDREAIEKEKAEIERMRNLTEEERRAELRANGKVITNKAVKGKYKFLQKYYHRGAFFMDEDEEVYKRDFSAPTLEDHFNKTILPKVMQVKNFGRSGRTKYTHLVDQDTTSFDSAWGQESAQNTKFFKQKAAGVRDVFERPSAKKRKTT, from the exons GGGAGATTTCAATGGAGAAAGTGAAAGTGAAACGTTATGTATCTGGAAAAAGGCCAGACTACGCACCTATGGAGTCCTCTGATGAGGAGGATGAGGAATTTCAGTTCATCAAGAAAGCCAAGGAGCAAGAAGCAGAGCCTGAGGAACAGGAAGAGGATTCACCTAGTGATCCCCGGCTTCGACGTTTACAGAATCGCATTAATGAAGATGTTGAAGAAAG GTTGGCTCGGCATCGGAAAATAGTAGAACCTGAAGTAGTGGGAGAAAGCGATTCTGAAGTAGAAGGAGATGCAAGGCGAATGGAGCGAGAAGACAGtagtgaggaagaggaggaagaaattgatgatgag GAAATTGAGTGGCGGCGTGGTATGATGCGTCAGCGAGCACaggagaggaaaaatgaggagATGGAGGTCATGGAAGTGGAAGATGAAGGGCATTCTGGGGAGGAATCTGAATCAGAGTCTGAGTATGAAGAATATACAGACAGTGAGGATGAAATGGAACCCCGTCTCAAGCCTGTTTTCATCCGAAA GAAGGACCGTGTAACAGTTCAAGAACGTGAGGCAGAAGCACTGAAACAGAAGGAGTTGGAGCAAGAGGCAAAACGTCTGGCTGAGGAGAGGCGCAAGTATACGCTCAAG ATTGTGGaagaggagacaaagaaggaattGGAGGAAAACAAACGTTCCTTGGCTGCCCTAGATGCACTCAACACAGATGATGAGAATGATGAGGAGGAATATGAGGCATGGAAAGTTCGGGAGCTGAAAAGAATCAAACGGGACAGAGAAGATCGAGAAGC GATTGAGAAGGAGAAAGCAGAGATTGAACGCATGCGAAACCTGACAGAAGAAGAAAGACGAGCTGAACTCCGAGCAAATGGCAAAGTTATTACCAACAAAGCCGTTAAGGGCAAATACAAATTCTTGCAGAAGTACTATCACCGGGGTGCTTTTTTCATG GATGAAGATGAAGAAGTTTACAAAAGAGATTTCAGTGCTCCCACCCTGGAGGATCACTTCAATAAGACTATTCTTCCCAAAGTTATGCAG GTCAAGAACTTTGGACGATCAGGCAGAACCAAATACACCCACCTTGTCGATCAAGACACCACTTCCTTTGATTCAGCTTGGGGTCAAGAGAGTGCCCAAAATACCAAGTTCTTCAAGCAAAAAGCAGCTGGGGTACGAGATGTATTTGAGAGGCCATctgccaagaaaagaaaaactacctAG
- the HYPK gene encoding huntingtin-interacting protein K — protein sequence MATEGDVELELETEPSGPERPPEKPRKHDSGAADLERVTDYAEEKEIQSSNLETAMSVIGDRRSREQKAKQEREKELAKVTIKKEDLELIMTEMEISRAAAERSLREHMGNVVEALITLTN from the exons ATGGCGACGGAAGGCGATGTGGAGCTGGAGCTGGAAACAGAACCGAGTGGCCCGGAGCGGCCGCCCGAGAAACCGCGGAAACATGACAGTGGCGCGGCCGACCTGGAACGAGTGACCGACTatgcagaagagaaagagatccAAAGCTCTAACTTGGAGAcg GCGATGTCGGTGATTGGAGATCGGCGGTCCCGGGAGCAGAAGGCCAAACAGGAACG GGAGAAGGAACTGGCCAAAGTTACAATCAAGAAGGAAGATCTGGAACTGATT ATGACAGAGATGGAAATCTCACGAGCAGCTGCAGAACGTAGTTTGCGAGAACACATGGGCAACGTAGTAGAAGCTCTAATTACCCTTACCAACTAA